The following proteins are co-located in the Polymorphospora rubra genome:
- a CDS encoding VOC family protein, whose translation MSSQLNPYLSFAGDARQAMEFYERVFGGTLVMNTYGEFGAPDPATADKIMHAKLDTAAGYTIMGADNPPGEEFRPGNNLAVSLSGDDADELRGYWAKLSDGGTVSVPLEKQMWGDEFGTCQDRFGVTWMVNITQPQG comes from the coding sequence ATGAGTTCACAGCTCAACCCCTACCTCAGCTTCGCCGGCGACGCGCGGCAGGCGATGGAGTTCTACGAGCGGGTCTTCGGCGGCACGCTGGTGATGAACACCTACGGCGAGTTCGGCGCACCCGATCCGGCGACCGCCGACAAGATCATGCACGCCAAGCTGGACACCGCCGCCGGATACACGATCATGGGTGCCGACAACCCGCCGGGCGAGGAGTTCCGGCCGGGCAACAACCTCGCGGTCAGCCTCAGCGGTGACGACGCCGACGAGCTGCGCGGCTACTGGGCGAAGCTGTCCGACGGCGGGACGGTGTCGGTGCCGTTGGAGAAGCAGATGTGGGGCGACGAGTTCGGCACCTGCCAGGACCGGTTCGGCGTCACCTGGATGGTCAACATCACCCAGCCGCAGGGCTGA
- a CDS encoding response regulator transcription factor — protein MARILIAEDDAQIASFLTKGLRANGWMTVHAADAEQAESIGLSRDFDLLILDLGLPGGSGFEVLRTLRARRRGLPVLVLTGRPNHDAVACLEAGADDYMTKPFRFEELLARIRVRLRQVGTDERPILDAGPVRLDVRARRVTVHDRDVLLTGREFALLEALFRNPGRVLSREQLLAHAWGYEVEPSPNLVNVHVSTLRKKLGVDVIETLRGLGYRLRRP, from the coding sequence GTGGCCAGGATCCTGATCGCGGAGGACGACGCGCAGATCGCGTCGTTCCTCACCAAGGGGCTGCGGGCGAACGGGTGGATGACGGTCCACGCCGCCGACGCCGAACAGGCCGAATCGATCGGTCTCAGCCGCGACTTCGACCTGCTCATCCTCGACCTCGGGCTGCCCGGCGGCAGCGGCTTCGAGGTGTTGCGGACCCTGCGCGCCCGGCGCCGCGGACTACCGGTACTGGTGCTGACCGGCCGGCCGAACCACGACGCGGTCGCCTGTCTCGAGGCCGGGGCCGACGACTACATGACCAAGCCGTTCCGGTTCGAGGAGCTGCTCGCCCGGATCCGGGTCCGGCTGCGGCAGGTCGGCACCGACGAGCGGCCGATCCTCGACGCCGGCCCGGTCCGGCTCGACGTGCGGGCCCGGCGGGTCACCGTGCACGACCGGGACGTGCTGCTCACCGGGCGGGAGTTCGCGCTGCTGGAAGCCCTGTTCCGCAACCCTGGGCGGGTGCTCAGCCGGGAACAGTTGCTCGCCCATGCCTGGGGCTACGAGGTCGAACCCAGCCCCAACCTGGTCAACGTCCACGTCAGCACGCTGCGCAAGAAGCTCGGCGTGGACGTGATCGAGACGTTGCGCGGTCTGGGCTACCGGCTCCGCCGCCCCTGA
- a CDS encoding sensor histidine kinase yields MVERSGWSRAMRSIHTRILLSYIALIVVSISVSAIAIHEVLVIRLESRVAEAVQQEFLEMRRLTADGHDPRTGAAFTTVQAVFDVYFRRNVPSNEEAVLAFADGRLHHAALSRFPIETLPEPVLRAFADAAGAPAPGPERPPLASFDTGSGAAYYAVLPIRIGTSTGAFVVTILPAAERAEIAKLQRYGAGVILGVLVLASACAWLVTGRVLGPVRQLTETARLISQSDLTRRIPVGRQREAAEMAGTFNAMLDRLEAVFRREREFIADASHELRGPLTISLGNLGLLDREIAGNPEWRGTVALVSDELVRMGRIVNDLQLLADVDHPRFIQRERIDLATFVAELVVKVSALAVRDWQLDELGPGQVTADRHRLTEAVVNLADNAVRHTTETDVIALGAVLTDGELRLWVRDTGCGVPPMDQPYIFDRFRRGARAHLRYPGSGLGLSIVKAIAVAHGGRVELVSRPAAGTTFALVVPARPGEGTPPWPGS; encoded by the coding sequence ATGGTGGAGCGCTCCGGCTGGTCCCGTGCCATGCGGAGCATCCACACCCGAATACTCCTCTCCTACATCGCATTGATCGTCGTGTCCATCAGCGTTTCCGCGATCGCGATTCACGAGGTGCTCGTGATCCGGCTCGAAAGCCGCGTCGCCGAGGCCGTGCAACAGGAGTTCCTCGAGATGCGGCGGCTGACCGCGGACGGCCACGATCCCCGTACCGGGGCCGCCTTCACCACCGTCCAGGCCGTCTTCGACGTCTACTTCCGGCGCAACGTACCCAGCAACGAGGAGGCGGTGCTCGCGTTCGCCGACGGCCGGCTCCATCACGCCGCGCTCAGCCGCTTCCCGATCGAAACCCTGCCCGAACCGGTCCTGCGGGCCTTCGCGGACGCGGCCGGCGCGCCGGCACCGGGACCGGAACGCCCGCCCCTGGCCAGCTTCGACACCGGCAGCGGGGCGGCCTACTACGCCGTCCTGCCGATCCGGATCGGGACGAGTACCGGCGCGTTCGTGGTCACCATCCTCCCGGCCGCCGAACGCGCGGAGATCGCCAAGCTCCAGCGGTACGGGGCCGGGGTCATCCTCGGCGTGCTCGTCCTCGCCTCGGCCTGTGCCTGGCTGGTGACCGGCCGGGTGCTCGGCCCGGTACGTCAACTCACCGAGACGGCCCGGCTGATCTCGCAGTCCGACCTGACCCGCCGGATTCCGGTCGGCCGCCAACGCGAGGCCGCGGAAATGGCCGGCACCTTCAACGCGATGCTCGACCGCCTGGAGGCGGTGTTCCGCCGCGAACGGGAATTCATCGCCGACGCGAGCCACGAACTGCGCGGCCCGCTCACCATATCGTTGGGAAATCTCGGTCTGCTCGATCGCGAGATCGCCGGTAACCCGGAATGGCGTGGCACGGTCGCGCTGGTTTCCGACGAGTTGGTGCGGATGGGCCGGATCGTCAACGATCTGCAACTGCTCGCCGACGTCGACCATCCCCGGTTCATCCAACGCGAGCGGATCGATCTGGCGACGTTCGTCGCCGAACTCGTGGTCAAGGTCAGCGCGCTCGCCGTACGCGACTGGCAACTCGACGAACTCGGCCCGGGCCAGGTGACCGCCGACCGCCACCGGCTCACCGAGGCCGTGGTCAACCTGGCTGACAACGCCGTACGGCACACCACCGAGACCGACGTGATCGCGCTCGGCGCGGTCCTCACGGACGGCGAGCTACGGCTGTGGGTCCGGGACACCGGTTGCGGGGTTCCGCCCATGGACCAGCCGTACATCTTCGACCGGTTCCGGCGCGGGGCACGGGCCCACCTGCGCTATCCGGGCTCCGGGCTGGGCCTGTCGATCGTCAAGGCGATCGCGGTGGCCCACGGCGGCCGGGTCGAACTGGTCAGCCGGCCGGCGGCCGGAACGACGTTCGCGCTGGTCGTTCCGGCCCGGCCCGGGGAAGGGACACCGCCGTGGCCAGGATCCTGA